In one window of Candidatus Scalindua sp. DNA:
- a CDS encoding M48 family metallopeptidase — translation MEQITISNIKIDVVRKDIKNIHLAVYPPTGRVRIAAPLGVNEDAIRLFTIAKLGWIKRHQRKFEGQERVSPREYKDRESHYFQGRRCLLNIIEADAPPKVVLKNKTYIDLYVRPGTPIIKRHEIMKEWYREELKEIIPELIENWEKRMNLKVSDWQVKLMKIKWGSCNIEKKRIWLNLELAKKPINCLEYIIVHEMAHFLERHHNERFLYYMDTYLPNWKQLKTELNKLPVSHANWGY, via the coding sequence ATGGAGCAAATCACCATCAGCAACATTAAAATCGATGTTGTTCGTAAAGACATTAAGAATATACACCTTGCTGTTTACCCCCCTACAGGAAGGGTCCGCATTGCTGCACCGTTAGGAGTAAATGAAGATGCAATCCGCTTATTTACCATAGCAAAATTAGGGTGGATAAAACGGCACCAACGTAAATTTGAAGGCCAAGAGAGAGTATCACCAAGAGAATACAAGGACAGAGAAAGTCATTACTTCCAGGGCAGAAGATGTTTGCTGAACATCATTGAAGCAGATGCCCCGCCTAAAGTAGTATTGAAAAACAAAACCTATATAGACCTTTATGTAAGGCCCGGAACACCGATAATCAAACGGCATGAAATAATGAAAGAGTGGTATCGTGAGGAACTTAAAGAAATAATTCCCGAACTTATTGAAAACTGGGAAAAACGAATGAATTTAAAGGTCAGTGATTGGCAAGTAAAACTCATGAAAATCAAATGGGGTTCCTGCAACATCGAGAAGAAAAGAATTTGGCTAAACCTTGAATTGGCAAAGAAACCCATTAATTGCCTGGAATATATCATTGTGCATGAGATGGCTCATTTTTTAGAGCGGCACCATAATGAAAGGTTCCTTTATTACATGGATACCTATTTGCCGAATTGGAAGCAATTAAAGACCGAGTTAAATAAATTGCCTGTGAGTCATGCGAACTGGGGTTACTAA
- a CDS encoding SIR2 family protein, with protein sequence MLIVGNGLGMAMNPDYFALQNGLESVWSNTDYLSMEHKALIQSAIAGTSEKRPPSSEQELDKLQYAIVAIEFLCEFEIHGVSWVSDDAKQLPSAFKKFIHEVALYFHRSDLKLPDSFIIPLAKFIHESKSHVATLNYDNLLYDAFTKNHVLDGYNGPLIDGFWSSSGFNEENLDRRKVNKHGWYLHLHGSPLYVGNEKTMRDARASLKPEKDSHIVLAHFEHKPLIIESSKILSAYWRHLALAFDESDKIILFGYSGLDRHLNNLIQRRNEKKLFIVEWQRTGEKKERDIFWKNLLSNEHLNLIQLENILDFADWE encoded by the coding sequence ATGTTGATAGTGGGTAACGGTTTGGGTATGGCCATGAACCCTGACTATTTTGCGTTGCAAAATGGATTAGAGAGCGTCTGGAGCAATACAGACTATTTGAGCATGGAACATAAAGCGCTTATTCAAAGCGCTATCGCAGGAACATCTGAAAAGCGTCCACCAAGCTCAGAACAGGAACTAGACAAGCTTCAGTATGCAATTGTTGCAATAGAATTTCTTTGTGAGTTTGAAATACATGGTGTATCTTGGGTTTCCGATGACGCTAAACAATTACCTTCTGCATTTAAAAAATTCATTCATGAGGTGGCTTTGTATTTCCACCGATCTGATCTCAAGCTTCCTGATTCCTTTATTATTCCATTAGCTAAATTTATACATGAAAGCAAATCACATGTAGCGACACTAAATTACGATAACCTCCTCTATGATGCGTTCACAAAGAATCACGTGCTTGACGGCTACAATGGACCATTAATAGATGGTTTCTGGTCGAGCTCTGGTTTTAACGAAGAAAACTTAGATAGGCGCAAAGTAAATAAACATGGTTGGTATCTGCACTTGCATGGATCGCCGTTGTATGTGGGCAATGAAAAAACCATGAGAGATGCCCGTGCCTCTCTTAAACCAGAAAAAGATAGCCATATTGTCTTGGCTCACTTTGAACACAAACCACTCATCATCGAGTCTTCTAAGATTTTGAGCGCATATTGGCGTCATTTAGCGTTAGCTTTTGATGAATCTGACAAGATAATCCTATTTGGATACTCAGGTTTAGATCGGCACTTGAACAACCTAATCCAACGCAGAAATGAAAAAAAATTGTTTATCGTTGAATGGCAAAGAACTGGAGAAAAAAAGGAACGGGACATTTTTTGGAAAAATTTACTAAGCAATGAACATTTAAATCTAATACAATTGGAAAATATTCTTGATTTTGCTGATTGGGAATAG
- a CDS encoding MerR family transcriptional regulator, with amino-acid sequence MSHQPEERLFSVSEALRILDIPRHKLTYLFESRKIKAEDFITLDNGQRLYRNSDIQKIKQALYAVSAK; translated from the coding sequence ATGTCACACCAACCGGAAGAAAGATTATTTAGTGTTTCTGAAGCATTGAGGATCCTTGACATCCCCCGTCACAAGTTGACATATCTGTTTGAGTCAAGAAAGATAAAAGCAGAGGATTTTATTACCTTAGATAATGGGCAGCGTCTTTATAGAAACAGTGATATTCAAAAAATTAAACAGGCTCTTTATGCGGTATCAGCAAAATGA
- a CDS encoding helix-turn-helix domain-containing protein — MPKRYVNIKELSTYTSLPVKSLYEWASQGRIPSIKIGRRRLFDLKEIDSFMGSLKCSFNQQEKTANKILGDLHGNGI; from the coding sequence ATGCCTAAACGTTATGTAAACATAAAAGAATTGTCTACCTACACAAGTTTACCAGTAAAGTCATTATATGAATGGGCGAGTCAGGGTAGGATTCCTTCTATCAAGATCGGTCGACGCAGGCTATTTGATTTAAAAGAGATCGATTCCTTTATGGGAAGTCTCAAATGTTCTTTCAATCAACAAGAAAAGACTGCTAATAAAATCCTTGGAGACCTTCATGGTAATGGTATATAA
- a CDS encoding LptF/LptG family permease → MLLKILPKYLIKELFRTFLPALLCFELLMLLGFSIQLLHKGLDFKSLLHIMPYLGLYALPHALPTSLLTATVMTYGRLSADNEITALKIAGVHLYKIIVPIIITGIFFTLISLYLNAEVLPKSYFQVRSYQDKAVKQVLAKHFITAKKKINVYPYQVYISNVEHGIYKNIAVFEYSEDFIVNIILAEEGEISVSSEENLAVLTLRRGEFIKPGDEGDASVPSMGSFEEATFDIPFKQRVRNTSLQYTTLTNILAQKGKVSEELKEAKEFFKDAEQTIDDTTEEIALINNKRKDISRDFETAKSEIEIARKNISKQEKIMKRTNIDIKNFENYKSIAQNNLRKITEKEKRGNDDNKKTVKLNDLDQKKEDELQKKISLLKKTIKRENMRIKNSKRKLVIAQRLIKNEVDRRDKANKTIEKFKPIKEKLDKKYAVLTERIESANKQQLKRELSVNIHKRLSPSFSCITFILIGIPIGIMTKSSNLLISLGISFIVVLLFYYPLVALGQILAEESMYPIIPSLWGANIFNLAVGIVLFRMILNR, encoded by the coding sequence GTGTTATTAAAAATACTTCCAAAATATTTGATAAAGGAGCTGTTCAGGACTTTTCTCCCTGCCCTCTTATGTTTTGAATTGTTGATGCTGCTGGGATTTTCAATACAACTGCTTCATAAGGGCCTTGATTTCAAAAGTCTTCTACACATAATGCCTTACCTGGGATTATACGCCCTGCCTCATGCACTGCCAACCTCCCTGCTCACTGCTACGGTTATGACATACGGAAGATTAAGTGCCGATAATGAGATTACTGCTCTCAAGATCGCCGGTGTACATCTGTATAAGATAATTGTTCCCATAATTATTACCGGTATTTTCTTCACCCTGATAAGTTTATATCTCAACGCCGAAGTTCTGCCCAAATCATATTTCCAAGTAAGAAGTTATCAGGATAAGGCGGTAAAGCAGGTTTTAGCCAAACATTTTATAACAGCTAAAAAAAAGATCAATGTTTATCCGTATCAAGTCTATATCAGTAATGTCGAGCACGGTATTTACAAAAATATCGCTGTCTTTGAGTATTCAGAGGATTTCATTGTCAATATCATATTGGCGGAGGAAGGGGAAATTTCTGTCAGTTCGGAGGAAAATCTGGCAGTATTAACTTTGAGACGCGGTGAATTTATCAAACCCGGTGATGAGGGTGATGCGAGTGTACCAAGTATGGGCAGTTTTGAGGAGGCTACGTTTGATATCCCGTTCAAGCAGAGAGTTCGAAATACATCACTCCAATATACCACATTAACAAACATCCTTGCACAAAAGGGTAAAGTAAGTGAAGAGTTAAAAGAGGCAAAAGAGTTTTTTAAAGATGCAGAACAAACTATCGACGATACAACCGAAGAAATTGCCCTGATAAATAATAAAAGGAAAGACATTTCAAGGGACTTTGAAACAGCCAAGTCTGAAATTGAAATAGCACGTAAAAATATTTCAAAGCAAGAAAAGATAATGAAACGTACTAATATTGATATTAAAAACTTTGAGAACTATAAGAGTATCGCACAAAATAACCTGAGAAAAATTACAGAAAAGGAAAAAAGGGGTAACGACGATAATAAAAAGACCGTTAAATTAAATGATTTGGATCAGAAGAAAGAAGATGAGCTCCAAAAGAAAATCTCTCTCCTTAAAAAGACAATCAAAAGAGAAAACATGAGGATCAAAAATTCCAAAAGAAAGCTGGTAATCGCCCAAAGATTGATAAAAAATGAGGTAGACAGAAGAGATAAAGCTAATAAGACAATTGAAAAATTTAAGCCGATTAAGGAAAAGCTTGATAAGAAATACGCCGTTCTTACCGAACGTATTGAGAGTGCAAACAAGCAGCAATTGAAGCGGGAGCTGTCAGTTAATATTCATAAAAGACTATCACCCTCTTTTTCATGCATTACTTTTATTCTGATAGGTATTCCCATAGGGATCATGACAAAAAGCAGTAATCTGCTCATTAGTCTGGGTATCAGTTTTATCGTGGTATTGCTATTTTACTATCCATTAGTTGCTCTCGGGCAGATATTGGCAGAAGAGTCAATGTATCCTATTATACCTTCATTGTGGGGAGCAAATATTTTCAACCTCGCTGTCGGTATAGTACTTTTCAGAATGATTTTGAATAGATAA
- a CDS encoding tyrosine-type recombinase/integrase, protein MFKRSGVWWTCIRHNGRKIQKSLETTDRKLAQSIEAKIRTELVEDKYLEKPISSRKTFNDMMEKFMKEYAPTVSVNTRKAYTYYLKNLGSFFGNQVLSSITPKVIAPYKVYRRDKGASPSTINRELYMLSKAFNLAVKEWEWLKDNPVSKVQKEKEDNEVDRWLTEDEERRLLDASPLWLRDIIIFGLNTGLRQDELLSLEWSRVDLFRKTILIKETKNGKPKTLPLNSIALGVLQKKSGEKVRNIKNDLVFSSNAGTKIFKRNLIRAFAYALEKAGIRDFTFHCLRHTFATRLTRNGVDLYSISKLLGHKNMKMTQRYAHHCPDSLRGCVKVLEKVDYNLTTVERKEVSKHI, encoded by the coding sequence ATGTTTAAACGAAGTGGTGTTTGGTGGACGTGTATTAGACATAATGGTAGAAAGATTCAGAAGAGCCTTGAGACTACCGACAGGAAACTTGCTCAATCAATAGAGGCAAAAATAAGGACTGAACTTGTTGAAGATAAGTATTTAGAGAAGCCCATTAGCAGCAGGAAAACTTTCAACGATATGATGGAGAAGTTTATGAAGGAGTATGCCCCAACAGTATCAGTTAATACCCGGAAAGCATACACCTACTATTTAAAAAATCTTGGTAGTTTCTTTGGTAACCAGGTTTTAAGCTCTATAACACCAAAGGTAATTGCTCCATATAAAGTATATCGGAGAGATAAGGGCGCAAGCCCATCTACCATTAACCGTGAACTTTATATGCTTTCAAAGGCTTTCAATTTAGCGGTTAAGGAGTGGGAGTGGCTAAAAGATAACCCTGTTTCCAAAGTGCAAAAAGAGAAAGAGGACAATGAGGTCGATCGTTGGCTGACAGAAGACGAGGAAAGAAGGCTTCTTGATGCTTCCCCCCTTTGGCTTAGGGATATAATCATCTTTGGTCTAAATACAGGACTTCGGCAGGATGAACTACTTTCTCTTGAATGGTCTCGGGTGGATTTATTCCGTAAAACTATACTCATTAAAGAGACAAAGAATGGTAAACCGAAAACTTTGCCCCTAAATAGTATTGCGTTGGGTGTTCTTCAAAAGAAGTCTGGTGAAAAGGTAAGAAATATCAAAAACGATTTAGTATTTTCTAGTAATGCAGGAACAAAGATTTTTAAACGCAACCTTATCAGGGCATTTGCTTATGCTTTAGAGAAAGCCGGGATAAGGGATTTTACTTTTCACTGTCTGCGTCATACTTTTGCAACCAGGTTAACCCGGAATGGAGTCGATCTCTATTCAATTTCAAAGCTGCTTGGTCACAAAAACATGAAAATGACACAACGCTATGCACACCATTGTCCTGACAGTTTAAGGGGTTGTGTAAAGGTTTTGGAAAAAGTTGACTACAATTTGACTACAGTGGAGAGAAAAGAGGTTTCAAAACATATCTAA
- a CDS encoding ABC transporter ATP-binding protein/permease, which translates to MKKNTMFQECVRLSAYARPHWQMALLTLTCMGIFTLLTGAQLALVKPVIDRLTQGETMGASIDEDKTERHKNSKTALLNLGGETVDKITDAAFLSKWKKLSKKMTSSFTFIGIIAAVIAPFIFFFNFLQQYLKNRVMWSVLVDIRNQLCEHLLPQSLSYFENRKSGDLISRLTNDIFATQFGLSMLFDNIVFYPMRLLLGFALACYFSWKLSLLTFLVLPVIVVPVLIFGRKIKKHGRRSLEHLGELTDAMKEMFTGIRIVKAFKMEKEESTEFRKINTRYFKKMMQTVKAKAMNSSTTEFIYSLGLAVIIIFGGYVITTKQVTPGELGGFVTVTGFMILTSIKKLAKCYGNLQESLAGASRIFELLDQKPTISDHPDAVEIQEIKKGIVFKGVNFAYDCTQVLKDINLAVKRGELIAIVGKSGAGKSTLLDLIPRFYDTVSGVIEIDDIDVRRIKRDSLLDQIAIVNQQSFLFNRSFADNILCGRKDATPEEVMNAAKAANIHNFIMSLPMGYDTVVGEQGVRLSGGQRQRITIARAILKNAPILIMDEATSSLDSESERLVQDALDNLMEGKTTFVIAHRLSTIRHADRIVVLKKGSIVEVGTHSELIKQGGEYERLHKIQFGE; encoded by the coding sequence ATGAAAAAAAATACAATGTTTCAAGAATGTGTCAGGTTGTCCGCATATGCAAGACCTCATTGGCAAATGGCACTGCTTACGCTTACATGCATGGGTATTTTCACCCTTCTCACCGGGGCTCAGCTGGCTTTGGTCAAACCGGTCATTGACCGTTTGACACAGGGAGAAACTATGGGTGCTTCAATTGATGAAGATAAGACTGAAAGACATAAAAACTCAAAAACGGCCTTATTAAATCTGGGAGGAGAGACCGTAGACAAGATAACGGATGCAGCATTTTTATCGAAATGGAAAAAATTGTCGAAAAAGATGACGAGTTCATTCACCTTTATCGGTATTATTGCTGCCGTAATAGCACCCTTTATCTTTTTCTTTAACTTTTTACAACAGTATCTGAAGAACCGTGTAATGTGGAGTGTACTCGTTGATATACGTAATCAGCTTTGTGAACATCTTCTTCCCCAATCCCTCAGTTATTTTGAGAATAGAAAAAGCGGAGATTTAATCTCTCGGCTCACAAATGATATTTTTGCTACTCAATTTGGTCTTTCGATGCTCTTCGACAATATTGTTTTTTACCCGATGCGTCTGTTATTAGGATTTGCACTTGCCTGCTATTTCAGCTGGAAACTATCACTCTTAACATTTTTAGTATTGCCCGTTATTGTAGTACCAGTTTTGATCTTTGGGAGAAAAATAAAAAAACACGGCAGGAGAAGTCTCGAACATCTGGGAGAATTGACCGATGCAATGAAAGAGATGTTCACCGGAATAAGGATCGTAAAGGCGTTTAAGATGGAAAAGGAGGAGAGTACGGAATTCAGAAAAATAAACACCAGATACTTTAAAAAAATGATGCAGACTGTCAAGGCAAAGGCCATGAATTCGAGTACTACCGAATTCATCTATTCGCTCGGACTGGCGGTAATTATCATATTTGGTGGTTACGTTATAACGACAAAGCAGGTTACACCTGGGGAACTGGGGGGGTTTGTTACCGTTACCGGTTTCATGATTCTGACGTCAATAAAAAAACTCGCTAAATGTTATGGTAATCTGCAGGAATCCTTGGCTGGAGCAAGCCGTATATTTGAGCTGCTGGATCAGAAACCCACAATCTCAGATCATCCTGATGCCGTAGAGATTCAGGAGATAAAAAAAGGGATTGTATTCAAGGGTGTCAACTTTGCCTATGATTGTACGCAGGTTCTTAAGGATATTAATCTTGCCGTCAAAAGAGGGGAGTTAATTGCCATTGTGGGCAAGAGCGGGGCGGGAAAATCTACATTACTCGATCTCATTCCCCGCTTTTACGACACGGTAAGCGGAGTCATCGAGATTGATGATATAGATGTCCGCCGAATCAAACGCGATTCTCTTTTAGATCAAATTGCAATCGTCAATCAGCAATCCTTTCTCTTTAATAGAAGTTTTGCTGATAACATCCTCTGTGGGCGGAAGGATGCAACTCCTGAGGAGGTAATGAATGCGGCAAAAGCGGCGAATATACACAATTTTATTATGAGTCTTCCCATGGGATATGATACGGTAGTGGGGGAGCAGGGGGTGAGGCTTTCCGGCGGGCAAAGACAACGGATAACTATTGCAAGGGCGATATTAAAGAATGCTCCTATCCTGATAATGGATGAAGCCACCTCTTCTCTCGATTCAGAATCCGAGAGACTTGTTCAGGATGCACTTGACAACCTGATGGAAGGAAAGACTACCTTCGTCATTGCTCATCGCCTCTCAACCATACGCCACGCTGACCGCATCGTTGTATTGAAAAAGGGCTCCATTGTCGAGGTCGGTACACACAGCGAGCTGATTAAACAGGGAGGAGAATATGAAAGGCTGCATAAGATACAGTTCGGGGAGTAA
- the uvrA gene encoding excinuclease ABC subunit UvrA — MKKSIVARGIRVHNLKNINVEIPLRQLVVITGVSGSGKSSLAFDTLYAEGQRRYVESFSAYARQFLERIDKPDVDHIEGIPPAIAIEQKNSVKNRRSTVGTATEINDYLRLLFARIGKTYCEECGEEVQNDTISQIAEYVLSLPEGMRFLVTFPISISKRISGKMQLAALRERGIIRILADNAIIDISSLPKSFNIHKFTSVSGIVDRLVTGKKIKGRLVDSLDSAYRLGHGYLRIVLQEKSGQMDPETGHERGINQKSFKSLIIDDVEWAELSFSSYFRCSSCDREYPTPTPHLFSFNNPLGACQSCQGFGHSIEIDMDLVIPDKTKSINEGAIAPWNSSAYSGLLEELQAAASQFHIPLDTPFSKLTKEQTETIMEGTKEFWGIREFFDKLEKKKYKMHVRVFLSKYRAYNVCPQCSGSRLNPSALHVKVDRYTITDICRMSIDEASGFFQKLKLTRFEMDVAKLILMEIKKRLGYMVKVGLGYLALDRMTRTLSGGESQRVNLTTSLGASLVNTLYILDEPSIGLHPRDTKRLIMILKELRDIGNTVLVVEHDREIMQACDSLIDLGPGAGKDGGNIIYIGSVKDMPSGNKSLTGQYLSGKRKIISPAARRVTDFASVTITGASENNLKKVDVTFPLKTFTCVTGVSGSGKSTLVQDTLYGAIKRKLGIYQGFVGKHEGIIINGHIDTVILVDQSPIGRTPRSNPVTYVKVFDAIRKIFSSTKEAQRYGLKPGSFSFNVKGGRCDLCEGCGYIKVDMQFLADIYVTCDQCHGTRFRNDILQISYKQKNICDVLEMTVNDAMEFFSHSPRHTDTEKRKTSLSRSLSEITKGLQHLDDTGLGYLKLGQAATTLSGGEAQRLKLATYMARGRGEEMLFIFDEPTTGLHFDDIRKLLDCFQKLINNGHSVIVIEHNLDVIKSADHIIDLGPEGGCDGGFVVGCGTPGEIAELENSHTGKFLKKARA, encoded by the coding sequence TTGAAGAAATCAATAGTAGCCAGAGGCATCCGGGTACACAACCTGAAAAACATTAATGTAGAGATTCCCTTACGCCAGCTGGTTGTTATCACGGGTGTAAGCGGATCCGGCAAATCAAGTCTGGCTTTTGATACCTTGTATGCGGAGGGCCAGAGGAGATATGTTGAATCTTTTTCTGCGTATGCACGTCAATTTCTTGAGAGAATTGATAAACCTGATGTCGACCACATTGAGGGAATACCTCCTGCAATTGCGATAGAACAGAAGAATTCGGTAAAAAATCGTCGCTCTACGGTAGGAACGGCAACAGAGATAAATGATTATCTGCGGCTTCTCTTCGCCCGGATAGGCAAGACATACTGCGAAGAGTGCGGTGAAGAGGTTCAAAACGATACCATATCGCAGATCGCAGAGTATGTATTATCACTCCCGGAGGGCATGAGATTCCTTGTCACATTTCCAATCTCGATAAGCAAAAGGATCTCCGGTAAGATGCAGCTTGCGGCCTTAAGGGAACGGGGCATTATCAGAATCCTTGCGGACAATGCCATAATAGATATCTCTTCTCTGCCCAAAAGCTTTAATATACACAAATTTACATCTGTTTCAGGCATTGTCGACAGACTGGTAACCGGGAAAAAGATAAAGGGTCGTCTGGTGGACAGCCTCGATTCCGCTTACCGGCTGGGTCACGGATATTTACGGATTGTGTTGCAGGAAAAGTCTGGTCAAATGGATCCTGAGACGGGTCATGAGAGAGGGATAAATCAAAAATCTTTTAAGAGTCTCATTATCGACGATGTCGAGTGGGCGGAATTATCCTTCAGCAGTTATTTCCGCTGCAGTAGTTGCGATAGGGAGTACCCGACACCAACCCCTCATCTCTTCTCATTTAACAACCCCCTCGGTGCTTGTCAAAGTTGTCAGGGGTTTGGCCATTCCATTGAGATTGACATGGATCTGGTGATACCCGACAAGACAAAGTCTATCAACGAAGGTGCAATAGCTCCCTGGAACTCATCCGCTTATTCCGGTTTACTGGAGGAGTTACAGGCAGCTGCATCCCAATTCCACATTCCCCTTGACACTCCTTTCAGTAAACTGACAAAGGAGCAGACAGAGACGATCATGGAAGGGACAAAAGAGTTTTGGGGCATTAGAGAGTTCTTCGATAAACTGGAGAAGAAGAAATACAAGATGCACGTAAGGGTCTTTCTCAGTAAATACAGGGCATATAACGTATGTCCACAATGCAGCGGTTCAAGGCTGAACCCATCCGCCCTTCACGTTAAGGTTGACCGGTATACGATAACGGATATCTGCAGGATGTCTATCGATGAGGCATCTGGCTTTTTCCAGAAGCTGAAACTCACAAGATTTGAAATGGATGTGGCAAAGCTGATACTCATGGAGATCAAAAAGAGGCTTGGATACATGGTCAAAGTAGGTTTGGGGTATCTGGCCCTGGATCGCATGACCCGTACGTTATCCGGCGGTGAGTCTCAAAGGGTGAACCTGACTACCTCGTTAGGCGCATCGCTCGTGAATACCCTCTATATTCTGGATGAACCAAGTATCGGGCTCCATCCCCGTGATACAAAACGTCTCATCATGATTCTCAAAGAGTTACGGGATATTGGAAATACCGTCCTGGTAGTAGAGCATGACAGAGAAATAATGCAGGCATGCGATTCACTTATTGACCTGGGGCCGGGTGCAGGGAAGGATGGCGGGAATATCATTTACATAGGCAGCGTTAAAGATATGCCCTCAGGGAACAAATCACTGACAGGTCAATATTTAAGTGGAAAGAGAAAGATTATTTCCCCTGCTGCCCGGAGAGTTACTGATTTTGCGAGTGTTACGATTACAGGTGCGTCGGAAAACAATCTGAAAAAGGTTGATGTCACTTTTCCTCTCAAGACATTCACGTGTGTAACGGGGGTTTCCGGGTCAGGGAAAAGTACCCTCGTTCAGGACACTCTGTATGGTGCTATCAAGAGGAAGTTGGGGATCTACCAGGGATTTGTCGGGAAACATGAGGGAATAATTATTAACGGTCATATTGATACTGTCATCCTGGTAGATCAATCACCCATTGGCAGAACACCCAGATCGAATCCGGTAACTTATGTGAAGGTCTTTGATGCGATAAGAAAGATATTCTCCTCCACAAAAGAGGCACAACGGTATGGTCTTAAGCCGGGCTCTTTCTCTTTTAATGTGAAGGGTGGCAGATGCGATCTCTGTGAAGGGTGTGGTTACATAAAAGTGGACATGCAGTTTCTTGCCGATATCTATGTGACGTGTGATCAATGCCACGGTACCCGTTTCCGAAACGATATACTGCAGATCAGCTATAAACAGAAAAACATATGTGACGTATTGGAAATGACTGTTAACGATGCGATGGAATTTTTCTCCCATAGTCCCAGGCATACCGATACGGAGAAAAGGAAAACGAGTCTCTCTCGATCGCTGTCAGAGATAACAAAAGGCTTACAGCACCTTGATGATACCGGTCTCGGGTATTTGAAACTTGGACAGGCAGCGACAACACTTTCAGGCGGTGAGGCGCAGCGTCTGAAATTAGCGACCTATATGGCAAGGGGGAGAGGGGAGGAGATGCTCTTTATCTTTGATGAGCCGACAACTGGTCTTCATTTTGATGACATCCGGAAACTGCTCGATTGTTTTCAGAAACTGATCAATAATGGACACTCGGTAATAGTGATTGAGCATAATCTTGATGTGATAAAGAGTGCGGATCACATCATCGACCTTGGCCCGGAAGGTGGTTGTGATGGAGGGTTTGTCGTAGGCTGCGGTACACCGGGAGAAATTGCAGAACTGGAGAATTCACATACGGGGAAATTTCTTAAGAAAGCTCGTGCATAA
- the nadA gene encoding quinolinate synthase NadA, whose product MTDPIVERISELRKKHNAIILAHNYQRGEIQDVADFVGDSLGLSQQAAETEADLIVFCGVHFMAETAAMLCPDKTVIMPDENAGCPMASMITARELREKKKLYPNAAVVCYVNSSAAVKAESDICCTSANATKIVASIPEEREILFVPDKSLGAYVSSCLNRKMIYWDGYCPSHHRILAEHLVKLKSEHPEAKIVVHPECTPDVIALADHVASTTGIIKYAGSNHTREFIIGTEIGILHRLRQENPEKIFIAATPLSDCPNMKLNTLEKVMWSLEDLQYVVTVTEEIAVKARKTIQRMLDLS is encoded by the coding sequence TTGACAGATCCTATCGTTGAGAGGATTTCTGAGCTGAGAAAAAAACATAACGCAATAATTTTAGCACATAATTACCAGCGTGGTGAGATACAGGATGTAGCTGATTTTGTCGGAGACTCTTTGGGGCTTTCTCAGCAGGCAGCAGAGACTGAAGCTGACTTGATAGTATTTTGCGGCGTGCACTTCATGGCAGAAACCGCTGCAATGCTCTGTCCTGACAAAACGGTCATTATGCCGGACGAAAATGCCGGATGCCCTATGGCATCCATGATAACAGCACGAGAGCTCAGGGAAAAAAAGAAACTCTATCCCAATGCTGCGGTTGTCTGTTATGTTAATAGCTCCGCAGCCGTTAAAGCGGAGAGCGATATCTGTTGTACTTCCGCAAATGCAACCAAGATCGTAGCATCCATACCTGAAGAGAGAGAGATCTTGTTTGTCCCTGATAAGAGCCTCGGTGCTTACGTCTCATCCTGCCTGAACCGTAAAATGATTTACTGGGATGGCTATTGCCCTTCACACCACCGGATACTCGCTGAACATCTGGTAAAACTGAAATCCGAACATCCTGAGGCAAAGATAGTCGTGCATCCTGAGTGTACCCCTGACGTGATTGCTCTGGCCGACCATGTCGCAAGCACAACGGGTATCATAAAGTATGCGGGTAGTAACCATACCAGGGAGTTCATTATTGGAACGGAAATTGGCATACTCCATCGTTTACGCCAGGAAAATCCTGAAAAGATCTTTATCGCTGCTACACCTTTGTCAGATTGCCCTAACATGAAATTAAACACACTGGAAAAGGTAATGTGGTCATTAGAAGATCTTCAATACGTCGTTACCGTAACGGAAGAGATCGCGGTAAAGGCGAGGAAGACAATCCAACGGATGTTAGATCTTTCGTAA